TCGAAAACGCCTTTCTCTGCATCCGGACCCCCTGTCCGGTAACACCACCCAGCTCGATCACCTTCAGTGAGCCTGAGGCAATCCGGGCCCGATACGGGCTCCGATTGGTGTCTGACAAGGTGAAAAGAAGTTCGTATCGGGCTCTGTTTCCCAAAGTTCGCGTAAAAGGCTTATTTTGGCAAACGGACGATTTTATAGATCCCCAAAACCTGCATGGAAATTCGGGAATCCGGAAGCCAGCTGATGGATTGGACATTCTGGAAACAATCCTTGTACAGAACGCTTTGGCAGGTCATTTGCGGGCATTTTAATCTCTTCAGATATTGGGTATTTTGGCAAACGGAAGGTTTTAAATGGCACTAATCTATCATGATTTATCATTGCCGGGGAGCCGGAAGGGTCTCTTCTCATTCCCAGATGGCCATCCCGTTTCCGGACGCGAAACCGTCCTTCCGATACCCGGGAAAAAATATTTTTGAAAAAAATTCAGAATCGAAAAAAAAATTTGAAAAAATCGCGAGCAGTGAAAAAAAATTTTCAATTTTTTTTGATCACGGAAAAAAGTTCTGAAAAGTTCAAAGAAATTAAAGCGTTGGGGTGACAGATTACCGGCAGATGGGAATGCCCCGGCGCAGCCGCACGATGATCCAGCCATCGATCACTTCGATGAGGTTTTTGCGGCACTCTTCCAGCGTTTTACCTGTCGCCCAGACACCGGGCAGTTCGGGCACTTCGCCGTAATAGGGCTCCTCGTCCTTGATCACATCGTAGCGTGCATGGGCGAGTGCTTTTTCGATATACTGGAGTATTATATTTTTCCCCTGCGGTTTGCCGTGGCTCCCTTGTACTCAACCGGTTATGTACCTGTCCTCAAATACATTCTGGTACCGGACAAAACCCGAACATAATAGAACACGAATCGAATGCAAGCCGGCGTTGTGCGGCTCTGTGAATGGTTTTTCCGTGGATGAGCACAACTGAATGCATATATCCCGGAAGAAGAGTACATAACACGAGGAGAAAACAATGGAAACTGAAGTCCTGAAAGAGCTGAAACTAATCCGAGCAGACCTGAAATATATCAGGAAACACATGGTCGATCAGGACATGATCCTCGCCCCGGATGAAAAAAACCTCCTTGAAGAATCCCGTCGCGAACTCAGGGAAGGAAAAACCCGTTCGCTTGATGAGATACTGAAGAGCCGGCATGTCACGTGAAATACGGTTCGGTTCGAAGGCGGACCGGTTTTTACAGGATGCGGATCAGAGGATCGTGAAAAGAATTGCCAGAAAAATCGAGGCCCTTGCCAAAAATCCGTTCCCTCGCGGGGCTAAAAAAGTCCTTGGCGAGGAGGGTGTCTTCAGGACAAGGGTGGGAGATTACCGGATTCTTTTCTCACTCGAAAACGATGACCGGACGCTTCTTATCGTGAACATCGACAAACGGTCCCGTGTTTATAAACGATGACATCCAGTCCCGGCCGCGCCTTTTTCAACTCTCCACTGAGAGCAACTATCTCCCCGCCCCCTGCTCTTTCTTTCCCGCCGCACTTCTCTTCTGGATCTCCTCCGGTGACGGGACGGGCCCTTTTGGCAGGGCGATGATTGCCTCGATCACTTTCACGGCGCGGGACGCAAGGTTTAATCTGTAGGGGGATGAAAGGGGATCATCTCAGCAATATCTGGAGTGTTGAATAATTTTGTAATTTAAAGAAGTCGCCCTTATGTATTACGCTCATTCCACAGGAAATCCGGAGAAATCCGACTGGCAGCTCCTCAAGGATCACCTCATCAATGTTGCAACTATTTCTGAAAATTTTGCCAATGATTTTCATGCCGGTGAATTGGCATACACAAGTGGACTACTTCATGATCTTGGAAAATATTCCCCGGAATTCCAGAAACGTCTCGAAGGTGAACGATTTCACGTTGATCACTCGACCGCAGGAGCGATTGAAGCCAGGAAAAAATATCATAAATCGTACGGTCTGATTTTCGCGTATGTAATCTCCGGACATCATGGGGGCCTCTTGAATTTTGGCAGCAGCGAAAGTGGCCTTTATGAGCGTATGCAAAAATCTGATTTACCGGATTATTCTTTTTACAAGCATGAGATCACCATTCCCGATCAAAAAACGTTTCATCTCGCATTGAAACCATTTCCCCAAAAAACCGGCTATTGTATTTCATTTTTCACACGGATGCTTTACTCGTGTCTAGTGGATGCGGACTCGCTCGATACGGAAGAGTTCACCAACCCGGAAAAATCTTCAGTGCGTGGACAGTATGAATCGTTCGAAGCACTTAGTAAAAAATTCGAAACTTTCATGCGGGAAAAAAATTCCGGTGCGGAAAATTCTCTGATTAACCGCGAGCGGAAAAATATTTTCAGCCAGTGTGTTGAGGCCGGCTCGCTGCCACACGGCATTTTCAGCCTGACGGTTCCGACCGGCGGGGGAAAAACCCTCTCTTCAATGGCATTTGCGCTCGAACACCTGAAGAAACATAATCTGAAACGAATCTTCTACGTTATTCCCTATACCAGTATCATCGAACAGAATGCCAAGGTGTTCCGGGACATTTTCGGGAGCCGGAATGTTCTGGAACATCACAGCAATTTTGATCCGGCAACGATTGAAACCGATGATATGGATAGTGGCAAAGAATCTCTCCGGCTTGCAACGGAAAACTGGGACATGCCGGTCGTTGTCACGACCAATGTCCAGTTCTTCGAATCGCTCTTCTCCAACAAACGGTCCCGCTGCCGGAAACTGCACAGCCTGGCAAAGAGCGTGATCATCCTTGACGAAGCTCAGATGCTGCCGACCGGGTACCTGTTACCCTGTCTTGCCGCATTGTCCGAGCTGGTCCGCAACTATGGCTCAACGGTTGTCATTTGTACTGCGACCCAGCCGAAACTGGGCGATCTGCTGGACGAGAGCATCCGGCCCCAGGAGATCATGGACTCGCCGGATAAATTGTATGAATCTTTCAAGCGGGTACGCGTGACTGACCTCCGTTCACTCAGTGATGCTGAACTATCAGCCAGACTGAAAGAGCATCGTCAGGTCTTATGCATTGTGAATACCCGGAATCATGCGAAGAAATTGTATGATGCGCTTGCCGGTTCCGGGAACTGTTTTCACCTTAGCGCAAGGATGTGCCCGGTCCACCGCAGAAAAAAGATTATGGAGATCAAGAATCGTCTCAAAGAGGATAAGGACTGCCGGGTTGTCTCGACGCAATTGATCGAAGCCGGTGTGGATATTGATTTCCCGGTTGTGTATCGCGCGATGACCGGGATCGATTCGATCGCACAGGCTGCCGGCAGGTGCAACCGCGAAGGGAAATTAAATGAGGGCGAGGTTTTCATTTTCAAATCCACGGAGAGTTATGGCAAGGCAACGTCATGGCAGAATCTTGTTGCGGAAATCGGCGAGATGGCCCTGAGTTATTCCGATGATCCGCTCTCGCTCTCAACTGTGACGGACTATTTCCAACGCTTATATCACTACAAGGAAGATGGAGGACTGGATGAGAAAAAAATCTTACAACAACTCGAAGAGCGTTCCGATGAACTTGCATTCCCATTCGTGGATGTCGCGGATAAATTCCGGATAATCGAGGGAGGAACAAAAGACCTGATTATTCCCTATGATGAG
Above is a genomic segment from Methanoregula sp. containing:
- a CDS encoding type II toxin-antitoxin system HicB family antitoxin, giving the protein MIKDEEPYYGEVPELPGVWATGKTLEECRKNLIEVIDGWIIVRLRRGIPICR
- a CDS encoding type II toxin-antitoxin system RelE/ParE family toxin; protein product: MSREIRFGSKADRFLQDADQRIVKRIARKIEALAKNPFPRGAKKVLGEEGVFRTRVGDYRILFSLENDDRTLLIVNIDKRSRVYKR
- the cas3 gene encoding CRISPR-associated helicase Cas3', with amino-acid sequence MYYAHSTGNPEKSDWQLLKDHLINVATISENFANDFHAGELAYTSGLLHDLGKYSPEFQKRLEGERFHVDHSTAGAIEARKKYHKSYGLIFAYVISGHHGGLLNFGSSESGLYERMQKSDLPDYSFYKHEITIPDQKTFHLALKPFPQKTGYCISFFTRMLYSCLVDADSLDTEEFTNPEKSSVRGQYESFEALSKKFETFMREKNSGAENSLINRERKNIFSQCVEAGSLPHGIFSLTVPTGGGKTLSSMAFALEHLKKHNLKRIFYVIPYTSIIEQNAKVFRDIFGSRNVLEHHSNFDPATIETDDMDSGKESLRLATENWDMPVVVTTNVQFFESLFSNKRSRCRKLHSLAKSVIILDEAQMLPTGYLLPCLAALSELVRNYGSTVVICTATQPKLGDLLDESIRPQEIMDSPDKLYESFKRVRVTDLRSLSDAELSARLKEHRQVLCIVNTRNHAKKLYDALAGSGNCFHLSARMCPVHRRKKIMEIKNRLKEDKDCRVVSTQLIEAGVDIDFPVVYRAMTGIDSIAQAAGRCNREGKLNEGEVFIFKSTESYGKATSWQNLVAEIGEMALSYSDDPLSLSTVTDYFQRLYHYKEDGGLDEKKILQQLEERSDELAFPFVDVADKFRIIEGGTKDLIIPYDENARSKITDLRATEFPWMYIRDLQGYSVSIYPNEFREMERMNLIETIADRFYVLRSCEDYSDETGLKIRENAGYDGSLWII